In Primulina eburnea isolate SZY01 chromosome 14, ASM2296580v1, whole genome shotgun sequence, the following proteins share a genomic window:
- the LOC140812896 gene encoding uncharacterized protein isoform X2 has protein sequence MQKTSPGWFTGGPSSEIGQPTSSLLADWNAYAAASKSEVEADVDSSFDIEAAVRTANDKVTSTFDVVSKGMRGLPRNFNSATSIVPSGKSLMYFGLFLATGVFFIFIAFTIFLPAMVLKPQKFAICFTIGCAFIVGSLFALKGPKAQLQHMFSKERLSFTLGFVGSMVGTVYASMVLHSYFLSGFFSILQRKS, from the exons ATGCAGAAAACAAGTCCGGGGTGGTTCACCGGCGGTCCGAGCAGTGAAATCGGCCAGCCGACGTCGTCTTTACTGGCTGACTGGAATGCTTACGCCGCCGCTTCCAAATCCGAAGTCGAAGCCGACGTAGATTCCTCATTCGATATCGAAGCCGCCGTGCGCACCGCCAAcgacaaagtcaccagtacttTCGATGT GGTTTCTAAAGGAATGAGGGGGTTACCCAGGAACTTCAACTCTGCCACTAGCATTGTTCCTTCTGGAAAATCTCTTATGTACTTTGGATTGTTCCTTGCTACTGGAGTTTTCTTCATCTTCATTGCTTTCACCATATTCCTGCCTGCGATGGTGCTGAAGCCTCAAAAATTCGCTATCTGCTTCACTATTGGCTGTGCCTTCATAGTTGGTTCGCTTTTTGCCCTCAAAGGTCCAAAGGCTCAGCTTCAACACATGTTTTCTAAGGag AGACTTTCTTTCACGTTAGGATTTGTTGGCAGCATGGTGGGTACAGTTTATGCATCCATGGTTCTTCACAGCTATTTTCTTTCAGGTTTCTTCTCCATACTACAG AGGAAATCTTGA